The following proteins are encoded in a genomic region of Gossypium hirsutum isolate 1008001.06 chromosome D05, Gossypium_hirsutum_v2.1, whole genome shotgun sequence:
- the LOC121203575 gene encoding probable (S)-N-methylcoclaurine 3'-hydroxylase isozyme 2, which yields MALLHSYFLSAGECVSGSMVLAVAMSIASYFLIPMVFGGRHKNWKNAPPGPVGWPILGSLPHLSNRLHEDFFHMAKIYGPLFSLNLGIKPAIVVSSPEMAAQVLKEKEGMFSSRTITETIRVISYDAHSIIFSPYGPRWKVLRRILITELLSPKAFEQFEPLRTSQVHGLLKYLYLVSKSNTQVNIAEYAFTALANLVSNFVCSKDLFDNSMPEGRKMKERFWELIKVIGTPNFSDLIPIVKPFDPQGLKRKINKIFGQLDAFYEKLIEERLTEKGKAQLDGTIPYKRKMDMLDVLLSYESNDKENGLDRLPKSIVKGMLSEMFIAGTETTSSTVEWGMAEILRKPSVLKKLLLELDQVVGKDRFVVESDIPKLAYLQAVVKEVFRLHPGVPLIIPRRTNEACEVAGYHIPKHCIVYVNVWGMARDPNVWEDPLEFKPERFIGSSVDVKGQDFNLLPFGTGRRSCVGWPLAHRMVHYYLAALLHAFQWESPPDVLNDLGERVGLTIQKGKSLLSTPKPRLPASVYER from the exons ATGGCTTTGCTGCATTCTTACTTCTTAAGCGCTGGTGAGTGTGTTTCAGGGTCCATGGTCTTGGCAGTGGCAATGTCCATTGCTTCCTATTTTCTGATCCCTATGGTGTTTGGTGGTCGACATAAAAACTGGAAGAATGCACCACCAGGCCCTGTTGGTTGGCCTATCCTTGGCAGCCTTCCACACCTCTCCAATCGTCTCCATGAAGAtttctttcacatggccaagatcTACGGTCCCCTTTTCAGTCTAAACTTGGGAATAAAGCCGGCCATAGTGGTGTCATCACCGGAAATGGCAGCCCAAGTTTTGAAGGAAAAGGAAGGGATGTTCTCCAGTCGGACCATAACCGAGACCATTCGAGTCATCTCTTATGATGCCCATTCCATCATTTTCTCGCCCTATGGTCCCAGGTGGAAGGTTCTTCGAAGGATCTTGATCACCGAACTACTTTCTCCTAAGGCCTTTGAACAATTTGAGCCACTTCGTACCTCACAG GTTCATGGTTTGCTCAAGTATTTGTACTTGGTCTCAAAGTCCAACACTCAAGTGAACATAGCAGAATATGCTTTTACAGCACTGGCCAACCTAGTGAGTAATTTCGTCTGCTCCAAAGACCTTTTCGACAACTCAATGCCTGaaggaagaaaaatgaaagagaGGTTCTGGGAGTTGATAAAGGTGATTGGGACCCCGAATTTTTCTGATCTCATCCCAATTGTTAAACCATTTGATCCACAAGGCTTGAAGAGAAAAATCAACAAGATCTTCGGTCAGTTGGATGCTTTCTATGAGAAGTTAATTGAGGAGAGGTTGACTGAGAAGGGAAAAGCTCAACTTGATGGGACGATACCCTACAAACGGAAAATGGATATGTTAGATGTCCTGTTGAGTTATGAGAGTAATGATAAAGAAAATGGTTTGGACCGTTTACCAAAATCTATCGTCAAAGGAATGCTTTCT GAAATGTTTATTGCAGGAACTGAGACAACCTCAAGCACTGTGGAGTGGGGCATGGCAGAAATCCTAAGGAAACCCAGTGTACTCAAGAAACTGCTACTGGAACTGGATCAAGTTGTAGGGAAGGACAGATTTGTGGTGGAAAGCGATATCCCGAAGTTGGCATACCTTCAGGCAGTTGTGAAAGAAGTTTTCAGACTGCACCCCGGCGTTCCGCTCATCATCCCTCGTCGCACCAACGAGGCATGCGAGGTAGCTGGCTACCATATCCCCAAGCACTGCATCGTTTACGTGAACGTTTGGGGAATGGCAAGGGATCCTAATGTGTGGGAAGATCCACTGGAGTTCAAGCCGGAGAGGTTCATAGGGTCAAGCGTGGATGTGAAGGGCCAAGACTTTAACCTCTTGCCGTTTGGGACGGGGAGAAGGTCGTGCGTGGGATGGCCACTGGCTCATCGCATGGTGCACTATTACTTGGCTGCTCTGCTCCATGCTTTCCAGTGGGAGTCACCTCCAGATGTCCTGAATGATCTGGGGGAGAGAGTGGGGCTTACTATTCAGAAAGGTAAGAGCTTGCTTAGCACTCCCAAGCCTCGACTGCCAGCCTCTGTTTATGAGCGTTAG
- the LOC107902787 gene encoding IRK-interacting protein — translation MAAAASAATVSQVFQNRDSDNNGVEVSRQEIQAAIAKAVELRALHAALMQGNYPPNLRYPSSSSSSPVSRPFPLFSAQDYPVFTPSYEDEPLSGYHTNNQALSESWDKYGTETGLSDYKQKGFSPALESHICPAEDQKSVTGSCANHITVLQTSPSTRSRRNSMGDFKSVSSCNRCKPAVITSESENVTRPVKNLDPVVPLSESHSSVQSQPRNRGVISRLFPRLKKKQKNESSPNRTESEEVSQILKDSGILSIETLKKELLEANESRDAALMEVAEVRSSLGELKQKLEYLEMYCEELKKALRQATQTKDSQINEKLGNYPRKGKGIDGNEENLMPVSEEVMAEGFLQIVSEARLSVKQFCKTLIGQIEETDNTLMENLNSLLRPYKLSLNSKYSKAVSYHLEAIINQSFYQDFENCVFQKNGSPKLLDPQQNRQAQFSSFVGLRNLSWNEVLRTGTKCYSEEFSKFCDQKMSLIISTLNWTRPWPQQLLQAFFVAAKCIWLLHLLAFSFNPPLGILRVEENTTFDPHYMEDMLMERQKSHGPNRVKIMVMPGFYVQGRVLKCKVICRYKIAA, via the exons ATGGCCGCTGCTGCTTCTGCAGCTACTGTTTCACAAGTCTTTCAAAACCGTGACAGTGATAACAATGGCGTTGAAGTTAGCAGGCAAGAGATACAAGCCGCCATCGCCAAGGCTGTGGAGCTCAGAGCTTTACATGCAGCTCTCATGCAAGGAAACTACCCTCCAAATCTCAGAtacccttcttcttcttcttcctccccTGTTTCACGCCCTTTTCCTCTTTTCTCTGCTCAAGATTACCCTGTTTTCACTCCC AGTTATGAAGATGAACCACTATCTGGATATCATACAAATAACCAAGCTTTATCTGAAAGTTGGGATAAATATGGCACTGAAACTGGATTATCAGATTATAAGCAAAAGGGATTTTCTCCTGCCTTAGAATCCCATATTTGTCCTGCTGAAGACCAAAAGTCTGTCACTGGCTCTTGTGCAAACCACATAACTGTCCTACAAACATCACCCTCCACTAGAAGTAGGAGAAACAGTATGGGGGATTTCAAGTCAGTATCATCTTGCAATAGATGCAAGCCTGCTGTTATAACATCTGAATCCGAGAATGTCACCAGGCCGGTCAAGAATTTGGATCCCGTTGTGCCACTATCAGAATCCCATTCATCTGTTCAATCACAACCCAGGAATCGTGGGGTGATTTCACGGTTATTCCCTCGGTTAAAAAAGAAACAGAAGAATGAGAGTTCGCCTAACCGAACAGAATCAGAGGAAGTTTCTCAAATATTGAAGGACTCTGGCATATTGTCGATTGAAACATTGAAGAAAGAGTTGTTAGAAGCGAATGAGAGTAGAGATGCAGCCTTGATGGAAGTTGCTGAGGTGAGATCTTCACTAGGAGAGCTCAAGCAGAAGCTGGAGTATTTGGAAATGTATTGCGAAGAGCTCAAGAAGGCATTGAGGCAAGCAACGCAAACAAAGGATTCTCAAATCAATGAAAAGCTAGGAAATTATCCTAGGAAGGGGAAAGGCATAGATGGGAATGAAGAAAACTTGATGCCAGTCAGTGAGGAGGTAATGGCAGAGGGTTTCTTGCAGATTGTATCGGAAGCAAGATTGTCAGTGAAACAATTCTGCAAAACACTTATTGGACAGATTGAAGAGACTGATAATACTTTAATGGAGAATTTGAATTCTCTTCTTCgaccatataaactttcattgAATTCCAAGTACTCTAAGGCAGTGTCATACCATTTGGAAGCAATTATAAACCAATCATTCTACCAGGACTTTGAGAACTGTGTGTTTCAGAAGAATGGGTCACCAAAGCTGCTGGACCCTCAACAAAATCGCCAAGCTCAATTCTCATCGTTTGTTGGGCTTAGAAATCTAAGCTGGAATGAAGTGCTGAGGACAGGGACTAAATGCTACAGTGAAGAGTTCAGCAAGTTTTGTGATCAGAAGATGAGTTTGATCATTTCAACGTTGAATTGGACTAGACCATGGCCTCAACAGTTGCTTCAAGCATTCTTTGTTGCAGCCAAATGCATATGGTTGCTGCATTTGCTTGCGTTTTCATTCAATCCTCCACTGGGGATTTTAAGGGTGGAGGAAAATACAACCTTCGATCCACATTACATGGAAGATATGCTCATGGAAAGGCAAAAATCTCATGGACCCAACCGAGTAAAGATCATGGTGATGCCAGGTTTTTATGTTCAGGGAAGGGTTTTAAAGTGTAAGGTGATATGCAGATATAAAATTGCAGCTTGA